The following proteins come from a genomic window of Microbacterium sp. SY138:
- the amiA gene encoding streptamidine family RiPP yields the protein MEKQILAEIEESEQLAHLSASHSNALVENPFD from the coding sequence ATGGAAAAGCAGATCCTCGCCGAGATCGAAGAGTCCGAGCAGCTGGCGCACCTGTCGGCATCGCACTCGAACGCCCTGGTCGAGAACCCGTTCGACTGA
- a CDS encoding CocE/NonD family hydrolase — protein sequence MTPPRDARPHAVLAEDGALLRGWVWEPAEPRGVVLIRTPYGAWRHGDTARAWVGRGYRCVIHDVRGRHSSDGEWRPYLAERSDGRAVVEQVRAESPGLPLVLSGGSYAAHTALEAARAVVVEALVLQVPALGLAETAWDENGRPQLRDRIGWWHQHGRGPRSLAPLSDEQLSARVRRASDVGVHRAADEWGWSSEVLSGWRRLWSAPAVDLDRAYGALLAPLLLIRGDHDFFFTHAGRLAAAWRGPVHLVDGPWGHRLAADIDDDDVRSRLRSAGGIGGVLDSWLAETGLPTRASALPASALPAPASGRSRRTRSAFEPETGRWRYERTA from the coding sequence ATGACGCCGCCGCGCGACGCCCGCCCTCATGCCGTGCTCGCGGAAGACGGCGCCTTGCTGCGCGGCTGGGTCTGGGAACCCGCGGAGCCTCGCGGCGTCGTGCTCATCCGTACGCCATACGGCGCCTGGCGACACGGCGACACCGCACGCGCCTGGGTCGGGCGGGGCTACCGCTGCGTGATCCATGACGTGCGCGGACGCCACTCCTCCGACGGTGAATGGCGCCCCTACCTCGCGGAACGCAGCGACGGGCGCGCGGTGGTCGAGCAGGTCAGGGCCGAGAGCCCCGGGCTCCCGCTCGTGCTGTCCGGCGGCTCGTATGCCGCGCACACCGCACTCGAAGCGGCCAGGGCCGTCGTCGTCGAGGCCCTGGTGCTCCAGGTGCCGGCGCTCGGGCTCGCCGAGACCGCGTGGGACGAGAACGGGCGTCCCCAGCTGCGCGACCGGATCGGGTGGTGGCACCAGCACGGCCGCGGCCCGCGTTCCCTGGCGCCGCTGTCGGACGAGCAGCTCTCGGCCCGTGTCCGGCGGGCATCCGACGTGGGCGTGCATCGGGCCGCCGACGAGTGGGGGTGGTCTTCCGAGGTCCTGTCCGGATGGCGACGCCTCTGGTCTGCTCCGGCCGTCGACCTGGACCGTGCCTACGGGGCGCTCCTCGCACCGCTGCTGCTCATCCGCGGCGATCACGACTTCTTCTTCACGCATGCCGGTCGACTCGCGGCCGCCTGGCGGGGCCCCGTCCACCTGGTCGATGGTCCGTGGGGACACCGACTGGCCGCGGACATCGACGACGACGATGTCCGCTCCCGGCTGCGCAGTGCGGGCGGCATCGGCGGCGTACTCGACTCCTGGCTCGCCGAGACCGGACTGCCGACCAGGGCATCCGCGCTTCCTGCATCCGCGCTCCCCGCGCCGGCGTCGGGGCGGAGTCGCCGGACCAGATCCGCCTTCGAGCCGGAGACCGGCCGCTGGCGGTACGAGAGGACAGCATGA
- a CDS encoding YcaO-like family protein → MTLHDTHQTARRDTPHDTPRDTLGHARGRSAIRATLSAEALVDAEAGIIRSVREVPHPIGAPDRYLALTASVADARILGEWPADRVSLGTSFGDPAQARIAAIGEGVERYCGNWLPDELPRGELRVSTADELRADGESVIDESDLPRFADWQLARPGFAYQRLLPSTPTLWARCDEIDGGSVWVPDSLVHLNWRQSRFRALPRTHHLNYAGIATGAGFDDARDRGVIEVIERDALEVWWHLDGPTFGIDPATVPGLLDDLQGSSLRVWLVAMPSEFAPAIGALVHDEERGLYAAGFSASLDPARAARKAVLEAVHTWIYTQGCTTDDGWVFRAVAAGLMAKGLTLDFRPHADYLAAAGPQFENVIDLGAHVQVWLDPSVHDEARRFQSPAQGVRPLSAVDPVTIDEVYGRLRDRGHRVLTRDLTTSDVRRTDLRVVRSIVTGLVPNAPAAFSYLGMPRFREATEERGWRTTWTGGPEDFTLLPAPHM, encoded by the coding sequence ATGACCCTGCACGACACTCACCAGACCGCTCGCCGCGACACCCCGCACGACACACCGCGCGACACCCTGGGGCACGCCCGGGGTCGATCCGCGATCCGCGCGACGCTGTCGGCCGAGGCGCTGGTCGATGCGGAGGCCGGCATCATCCGCTCGGTGCGGGAGGTGCCGCATCCGATCGGTGCCCCAGACCGGTACCTGGCCTTGACGGCATCCGTGGCCGACGCCCGGATCCTCGGCGAGTGGCCCGCCGATCGGGTCTCGCTCGGCACATCGTTCGGCGACCCCGCTCAGGCGCGCATCGCCGCGATCGGCGAGGGCGTGGAGCGGTATTGCGGCAACTGGCTGCCCGATGAGCTGCCTCGCGGCGAGCTCCGTGTCAGCACCGCCGACGAGCTGCGCGCCGACGGGGAGAGCGTCATCGACGAGTCCGATCTGCCGCGCTTCGCCGACTGGCAGCTCGCACGGCCCGGGTTCGCGTATCAGCGTCTGCTCCCCTCCACACCGACGCTCTGGGCACGCTGCGACGAGATCGACGGTGGCTCGGTGTGGGTGCCGGACTCTCTCGTGCACCTGAACTGGCGGCAGTCCCGGTTCCGCGCGCTGCCGCGGACACACCATCTGAACTACGCCGGCATCGCGACCGGCGCAGGGTTCGACGACGCCCGCGACCGCGGGGTGATCGAGGTCATCGAGCGGGATGCGCTCGAGGTGTGGTGGCACCTGGACGGACCGACGTTCGGCATCGATCCGGCCACGGTCCCCGGCCTGCTCGACGATCTTCAGGGGAGCAGCCTGCGGGTGTGGCTGGTGGCGATGCCCTCGGAGTTCGCTCCCGCGATCGGCGCGCTCGTGCACGACGAGGAGCGCGGGCTCTACGCTGCAGGCTTCTCGGCCTCGCTCGACCCGGCGCGGGCCGCGCGGAAGGCCGTGCTCGAAGCGGTGCACACCTGGATCTACACGCAGGGATGCACGACGGACGACGGATGGGTGTTCCGCGCGGTCGCTGCGGGACTGATGGCGAAGGGCCTCACCCTCGACTTCCGTCCGCACGCCGACTACCTCGCCGCGGCCGGGCCGCAGTTCGAGAACGTGATCGACCTCGGCGCGCACGTGCAGGTGTGGCTCGACCCGAGCGTGCACGACGAGGCCCGGCGGTTCCAGTCGCCCGCGCAGGGCGTGCGTCCGCTGAGTGCGGTGGACCCGGTCACGATCGACGAGGTGTACGGGCGTCTGCGCGATCGCGGTCACCGCGTCCTGACCCGCGACCTCACGACCTCCGACGTGCGACGCACCGACCTGCGCGTGGTGCGTTCGATCGTGACCGGACTCGTGCCCAACGCCCCGGCGGCGTTCTCGTACCTCGGAATGCCACGGTTCCGCGAGGCGACCGAGGAGCGCGGCTGGCGCACCACCTGGACCGGCGGCCCGGAGGACTTCACCCTCCTCCCGGCTCCGCATATGTGA
- a CDS encoding ATP-binding cassette domain-containing protein: protein MLLTLAQGDAAARLGGRVREDLRGAAVAAALVPERLHDARLRDGSTQLALGDGIDGTDAYVSKYIPAVAQLVVGSLIAVCLVAVLSPVIALCVAAGILLAVLGPLAWKRMLARRGFDHWDSYEALSGDMLEALRGMSTLRALGDVPATRERLQARSESLRVATERVMRSSLAETAITDFAVQAGVVVAAGLAVVSVMTGQPPAIEVYTLLLLSSEAFRPVRDLSRHWHAGFLGLTAVPGLAALGAFRRSARVATEIERIEEPETGAVTGGGDVLRISGLSYRYPGTDHDVLRGVDLRAGRGEVHAIAGPSGAGKSTLFDLVLGFLPPTAGTVELDGRPLRPSDVAVVSQHPVLFTGTIRDNVDLFDAGQEALEDACAAAGVLDEIRAIPGGFDARVAEAGTSLSGGQRQRLALARALLARRPVLLVDEPTSALDDRSALTVAETLERVAAERIVLMISHRPEALARVADVRVLRDGMLVEEAS from the coding sequence ATGCTGCTGACGCTCGCGCAGGGCGATGCCGCCGCCCGCCTCGGAGGGCGGGTCAGGGAAGATCTCCGAGGTGCGGCCGTCGCCGCGGCGCTGGTGCCGGAACGACTGCACGATGCCCGCCTCCGCGACGGCTCGACCCAGCTCGCGCTCGGCGACGGCATCGACGGCACCGACGCCTATGTGTCGAAGTACATCCCTGCGGTGGCGCAGCTCGTGGTCGGCAGCCTGATCGCGGTGTGCCTCGTCGCGGTGCTGTCGCCCGTGATCGCGCTGTGCGTCGCCGCGGGGATCCTGCTCGCGGTGCTGGGCCCTTTGGCCTGGAAGCGGATGCTCGCCCGGCGCGGGTTCGACCACTGGGACAGCTACGAGGCTCTCAGCGGCGACATGCTCGAGGCACTCCGGGGGATGTCGACGCTGCGGGCGCTGGGCGATGTCCCCGCGACCCGCGAGCGCTTGCAGGCGAGGTCGGAGTCGTTGCGCGTGGCCACGGAACGCGTCATGCGATCGTCGCTCGCCGAGACGGCGATCACCGACTTCGCGGTGCAGGCCGGAGTGGTGGTCGCCGCCGGGCTGGCCGTCGTGTCCGTGATGACCGGACAGCCACCGGCCATCGAGGTGTACACCCTGCTCCTGCTCTCCTCGGAGGCGTTCCGGCCGGTACGTGACCTCTCGCGCCACTGGCATGCCGGATTCCTCGGGCTCACGGCGGTTCCCGGGCTGGCGGCCCTCGGTGCGTTCCGTCGGTCCGCACGGGTCGCGACGGAGATCGAGCGCATCGAGGAACCCGAGACCGGGGCGGTGACCGGCGGGGGAGACGTGCTCCGCATCTCCGGCCTGTCGTACCGATACCCCGGCACCGATCACGATGTCCTGCGCGGGGTCGACCTCCGTGCCGGGCGTGGCGAGGTGCACGCGATCGCCGGCCCCTCCGGTGCGGGCAAGTCCACGCTCTTCGACCTCGTCCTCGGCTTCCTCCCGCCCACGGCGGGAACGGTCGAGCTCGACGGGCGCCCGCTCCGCCCGAGCGATGTCGCCGTGGTCTCCCAGCACCCCGTCCTGTTCACCGGGACCATCAGGGACAACGTCGATCTGTTCGACGCCGGGCAGGAGGCGCTGGAGGATGCGTGCGCCGCGGCCGGGGTGCTCGACGAGATCCGGGCGATCCCCGGAGGCTTCGACGCGAGGGTGGCGGAAGCGGGGACGAGCCTGTCGGGCGGGCAGCGGCAGCGTCTCGCCCTCGCCAGAGCGCTGCTCGCCCGGCGCCCCGTGCTTCTCGTCGACGAGCCGACCAGCGCCCTCGACGACCGCAGTGCCCTGACCGTCGCCGAGACGCTCGAACGTGTCGCCGCAGAGAGGATCGTGCTCATGATCAGCCACCGTCCCGAGGCCCTGGCCAGGGTCGCCGATGTGCGGGTGCTCCGTGACGGAATGCTCGTGGAGGAGGCCTCATGA
- a CDS encoding ABC transporter ATP-binding protein, giving the protein MTSSAGILARLVPPLRPEWRRIACNYLIATTSLCALAAIGVLTALGVGGAVVHGTRPPAVWWFALGGLVLLRTFLTWREMDVSHALAYRVLARLRMALFDAYSRSVPGRRREHSGRAASVAMTDIEKLEFFYAHTVAQIGAAFTLFVGSLVCAFLVMPVAAVVMLAGAVAVALTVWAGAGPSRRIGAREQQEREEQSERLVDALGALREILAFGLQSRVVREAVDGTRRSARVTRRREVIAQLVDGTRELILTAVVIGVIAVSLLDGSVDGAVDAGRAALLPAVIALAVAGVAAVADAAHTVSGLHPLIASADRVGAGLHRPPVVAPVDRPLPLPPGPLGVRFERVAFSYDDRTEVLRGWSIDVDPAEHIALAGPSGAGKSTVIALAARLWDPAEGTIALVDAAGVAYPLGRIRDEDLRRTVAVVEQDARLFHGTVRDNLVRGAGARTDEQLREALTRVGADDWITLDDELGEHGVRLSGGQRARLALARALCHEPRVLIVDEITASLDAESERIISDVLEGFDGTVIAASHRRETLGRFGRVVGVERGGQANDGGGYSRSTPVTVTTA; this is encoded by the coding sequence ATGACCTCGTCCGCGGGCATCCTCGCTCGGCTGGTTCCGCCGCTGCGACCCGAATGGCGGCGCATCGCCTGCAACTACCTGATCGCCACCACGAGCCTGTGCGCGCTCGCCGCCATCGGGGTGCTCACCGCGCTCGGCGTCGGCGGGGCCGTCGTGCACGGCACCCGGCCGCCGGCGGTCTGGTGGTTCGCCCTCGGAGGCCTCGTGCTGCTGCGCACCTTCCTCACCTGGCGCGAGATGGACGTGTCGCACGCCCTCGCCTACCGGGTGCTCGCCCGGCTGCGGATGGCGCTCTTCGACGCGTACTCGCGCAGCGTTCCCGGTCGCCGGCGCGAGCACTCCGGTCGGGCCGCATCCGTTGCGATGACCGACATCGAGAAGCTGGAGTTCTTCTACGCCCACACGGTCGCGCAGATCGGTGCCGCGTTCACGCTCTTCGTCGGATCCCTGGTCTGCGCGTTCCTGGTGATGCCGGTGGCGGCGGTCGTGATGCTCGCCGGAGCGGTCGCGGTCGCGCTCACCGTCTGGGCCGGGGCGGGTCCGTCGCGGCGTATCGGTGCGCGCGAGCAGCAGGAGCGCGAGGAGCAGTCCGAACGACTGGTCGACGCCCTCGGTGCGCTGCGCGAGATCCTCGCCTTCGGGCTGCAGAGCCGGGTCGTTCGCGAGGCCGTCGACGGTACCCGGCGGTCGGCGCGCGTCACCCGCCGCCGGGAGGTGATCGCCCAGCTCGTCGACGGCACGCGCGAGCTGATCCTCACCGCGGTCGTGATCGGGGTGATCGCCGTCTCCCTTCTCGACGGATCGGTCGACGGGGCGGTCGACGCCGGGCGAGCGGCACTGCTGCCCGCGGTGATCGCCCTCGCCGTCGCCGGCGTCGCCGCGGTGGCGGACGCCGCGCACACGGTGTCGGGGCTGCATCCGCTGATCGCCAGTGCCGATCGCGTGGGTGCAGGGCTGCACCGCCCCCCGGTCGTGGCGCCGGTCGATCGTCCGCTCCCGCTGCCGCCGGGGCCGCTCGGTGTGCGCTTCGAGAGGGTCGCGTTCTCCTACGACGACCGCACGGAGGTTCTGCGCGGCTGGTCGATCGACGTCGACCCCGCTGAGCACATCGCCCTCGCGGGGCCGTCCGGCGCCGGCAAGAGCACCGTGATCGCGCTCGCCGCGCGGCTGTGGGACCCTGCAGAGGGCACCATCGCTCTCGTCGATGCGGCGGGGGTCGCGTACCCGCTGGGTCGCATCCGAGATGAAGATCTTCGCCGGACCGTGGCCGTGGTGGAGCAGGATGCGCGCCTCTTCCACGGCACCGTGCGCGACAACCTCGTGCGGGGTGCCGGCGCCCGCACCGACGAGCAGTTGCGCGAGGCGCTCACACGGGTCGGCGCCGACGACTGGATCACCCTCGACGACGAGCTCGGCGAGCACGGGGTGAGGCTCTCCGGTGGTCAACGGGCACGGTTGGCCCTGGCGCGGGCGCTGTGCCACGAGCCGCGTGTGCTCATCGTCGACGAGATCACCGCGAGCCTGGATGCCGAGTCGGAGCGCATCATCTCCGACGTGCTCGAGGGGTTCGACGGCACGGTCATCGCCGCCTCGCACCGGCGCGAGACTCTGGGGCGGTTCGGGCGGGTGGTCGGCGTGGAGCGCGGAGGCCAGGCGAACGACGGCGGCGGCTACAGCCGGTCGACCCCGGTGACCGTGACGACGGCCTGA
- a CDS encoding DUF3516 domain-containing protein — MTSSPRLDPALIPDAADPDAVYLAFVEWAESTGISLYPAQDEAVIEIVSGNNLILSTPTGTGKSLVAIGAHFSALVAGRRSYYTAPIKALVSEKFFALVDVFGAENVGMVTGDSSVNADAPIICCTAEILANLSLRQGTDADVGQVVMDEFHFYADPDRGWAWQVPLLELPQAQFILMSATLGDVTELAADLTRRTGRETATVTGVERPVPLHFFYETTPIHETIDDLLNTGQAPIYVVHFSQAAAMERAQALSSTKVATREQRDEIAALIAEFRFTTAFGKTLSRFLRAGIGVHHAGMLPKYRRLVEQLAQRGLLRVICGTDTLGVGINVPIRTVLLTALTKFDGTRMRQLNAREFHQIAGRAGRAGYDTAGTVVAQAPEHESENVAAVKKAGDDPKKKRKIVRKKAPDGFVSWGEPSFRKLIDAVPETLTSHMQITSAMMLNVIARGGDVFGNMRALVYDNHEPRRRQRELALRAIGIYRTLRESGIVEKTPEGEIRLTVDLQPNFALNQPLSPFALAAFELLDPDPAAGTGTGSYALDMISIVESTLDDPRAVLSQQEFLARGEAVAAMKSEGIEYDERMELLEQITYPKPLDELLTAAFETFSAAQPWIRDFELHPKSVVRDMYERAMSFGEYVAYYKIARSEGVVLRYLSDAYRAASQTIPEELKDEDLRDLIEWLGELVRQVDSSLLDEWEELIAGVDNGRFDPHAPDEPIVPPAPKRLTSNIRAFRILVRNELFRRVQLAAREDVNALAELDPGFGADAWSDALDGYFADHDEILTGADARSSKLLILTEGPAAWTARQIFDDPAGDHDWGITATIDLAASDEAGQAVVTVTGVDRL, encoded by the coding sequence ATGACTTCCTCTCCGCGGCTCGACCCCGCCCTCATCCCGGACGCCGCGGATCCGGATGCCGTCTACCTCGCGTTCGTCGAATGGGCGGAATCGACGGGCATCAGCCTGTACCCCGCGCAGGACGAGGCGGTCATCGAGATCGTCTCCGGCAACAACCTGATCCTCTCCACCCCCACCGGCACCGGGAAGTCGCTCGTCGCGATCGGTGCCCACTTCAGTGCCCTGGTCGCCGGACGGCGCAGCTACTACACGGCACCGATCAAGGCGCTCGTGAGCGAGAAGTTCTTCGCCCTGGTCGATGTGTTCGGCGCCGAGAACGTCGGCATGGTCACGGGCGATTCCTCCGTGAACGCCGATGCTCCGATCATCTGCTGCACGGCCGAGATCCTCGCGAACCTCTCGCTGCGCCAGGGAACGGATGCCGACGTCGGCCAGGTCGTGATGGACGAGTTCCACTTCTACGCCGACCCCGACCGCGGGTGGGCGTGGCAGGTGCCGCTGCTCGAGCTGCCTCAGGCGCAGTTCATCCTCATGTCGGCGACACTCGGCGATGTGACCGAGCTCGCCGCCGACCTCACGCGTCGCACCGGCCGCGAGACGGCCACGGTCACCGGTGTCGAGCGTCCGGTCCCCTTGCACTTCTTCTACGAGACGACGCCGATCCACGAGACCATCGACGATCTGCTGAACACGGGACAGGCGCCGATCTACGTCGTGCACTTCTCGCAGGCCGCAGCGATGGAGCGCGCGCAGGCGCTCTCCAGCACCAAGGTCGCCACCCGCGAGCAGCGCGACGAGATCGCCGCCCTGATCGCCGAGTTCCGCTTCACGACCGCGTTCGGCAAGACGCTCTCACGGTTCCTGCGCGCAGGGATCGGCGTGCACCACGCGGGCATGCTGCCGAAGTACCGGCGTCTGGTCGAGCAGCTCGCCCAGCGCGGACTGCTGCGCGTTATCTGCGGCACTGACACCCTCGGCGTGGGCATCAACGTGCCGATCCGCACGGTGCTGCTCACGGCGCTCACGAAGTTCGACGGCACCCGGATGCGGCAGCTGAACGCCCGCGAGTTCCACCAGATCGCGGGCCGCGCGGGCCGCGCGGGCTACGACACCGCCGGCACGGTCGTCGCGCAGGCGCCCGAGCACGAGAGCGAGAACGTCGCTGCGGTGAAGAAGGCCGGCGACGACCCGAAGAAGAAGCGCAAGATCGTCCGGAAGAAGGCACCGGACGGTTTCGTGTCGTGGGGCGAGCCGTCGTTCCGCAAGCTCATCGATGCCGTGCCGGAGACGCTGACCTCGCACATGCAGATCACGAGCGCGATGATGCTCAACGTGATCGCCCGCGGCGGTGACGTGTTCGGCAATATGCGCGCACTGGTATACGACAACCACGAGCCGCGGAGGCGCCAGCGGGAGCTCGCGCTACGGGCCATCGGCATCTACCGCACGCTCCGCGAATCGGGCATCGTCGAGAAGACCCCCGAAGGAGAGATCCGCCTCACGGTCGACCTGCAGCCGAACTTCGCGCTCAACCAGCCGCTGTCGCCGTTCGCCCTCGCCGCCTTCGAGCTGCTCGACCCCGATCCCGCCGCCGGCACGGGGACCGGCTCCTACGCACTCGACATGATCTCGATCGTGGAGTCGACCCTCGACGATCCCCGCGCCGTGCTCAGTCAGCAGGAGTTCCTGGCCCGGGGCGAGGCGGTCGCCGCGATGAAGTCCGAGGGCATCGAGTACGACGAGCGGATGGAGCTGCTCGAGCAGATCACCTACCCGAAGCCGCTGGACGAGCTGCTGACCGCGGCCTTCGAGACCTTCAGTGCGGCCCAGCCGTGGATCCGCGACTTCGAGCTGCACCCCAAGTCGGTGGTGCGTGACATGTACGAACGGGCAATGTCGTTCGGGGAATATGTCGCGTACTACAAGATCGCGCGCTCCGAAGGTGTGGTGCTGCGCTACCTCTCCGACGCGTACCGCGCGGCTTCGCAGACCATCCCGGAAGAGCTCAAGGACGAGGATCTGCGCGATCTCATCGAGTGGCTCGGCGAGCTCGTCCGCCAGGTCGACTCCAGCCTGCTCGACGAGTGGGAGGAGCTGATCGCCGGCGTCGACAACGGACGCTTCGATCCACACGCGCCCGATGAGCCGATCGTCCCGCCCGCACCCAAGCGCCTCACGAGCAACATCCGCGCCTTCCGCATCCTGGTGCGCAACGAACTCTTCCGCCGGGTGCAGCTGGCGGCCAGGGAAGACGTGAACGCGCTGGCCGAGCTCGATCCCGGTTTCGGCGCCGACGCCTGGTCGGACGCGCTGGACGGGTACTTCGCCGACCACGACGAGATCCTCACCGGCGCTGATGCCCGCAGCTCGAAGCTGCTGATCCTCACCGAGGGGCCCGCCGCCTGGACCGCACGGCAGATCTTCGACGATCCCGCCGGCGACCACGACTGGGGCATCACCGCGACTATCGACCTCGCAGCCTCGGACGAAGCCGGTCAGGCCGTCGTCACGGTCACCGGGGTCGACCGGCTGTAG
- the putP gene encoding sodium/proline symporter PutP: MPDQIFTFAALGVYFAAMLLIGWIAFRRTGDHEDYMLGGRNLPPWVAALSAGASDMSGWLVMGLPGAIYVSGLIEAWIAIGLTIGAYLNWLLVAPRLRAYTQVSRNSITVPSFLENRLRDTTRLLRVVSGVVILVFFTLYISSGMVAGGVFFESSFDGDYLTGMLLVTGVTLAYTLFGGFLGASLTDVVQGLMMVIALVVIPVAAIVAIGGLAETGELINEVAPDHLSMLSGTALTGGTILAIVSSLAWGLGYFGQPHIIVRFMALRSPQEAKSARRIGISWMIVSLGGAVLSGLVGIAYIAKTGVDLANPETVVLLMSQTLLHPFVAGLVLAAVLAAIMSTISSQLIVCSSALVEDLYGVFRRTPPSQKTLMLMGRLGVLGVAIVAAVLAITPNDTILGLVSFAWAGFGAAFGPVILLSLYWRKLTNWGALAGMFVGAATVFIWKALDTGLYELLPAFVFALIAAVVVSLVTYRHDDEIQQEFTDTGAMLALPRPHAVGDTP; the protein is encoded by the coding sequence ATGCCCGACCAGATCTTCACTTTCGCCGCGCTGGGTGTGTACTTCGCGGCGATGCTGCTCATCGGATGGATAGCCTTCCGGCGCACCGGCGATCACGAGGACTACATGCTCGGCGGACGGAATCTGCCGCCGTGGGTGGCCGCCCTCAGCGCCGGGGCCTCCGACATGTCCGGCTGGCTCGTGATGGGGCTGCCCGGTGCGATCTACGTCTCCGGTCTCATCGAGGCGTGGATCGCGATCGGCCTCACCATCGGCGCCTACCTGAACTGGCTGCTCGTGGCTCCTCGGCTGCGCGCCTACACGCAGGTGTCGCGCAACTCCATCACGGTGCCGAGTTTCCTCGAGAATCGACTCCGGGATACGACGCGACTGCTGCGGGTCGTCTCCGGTGTCGTCATCCTCGTCTTCTTCACCCTCTACATCTCCTCCGGCATGGTCGCCGGTGGGGTCTTCTTCGAGAGCTCGTTCGACGGCGACTACCTCACCGGCATGCTGCTTGTCACGGGCGTCACGCTCGCGTACACGCTCTTCGGTGGGTTCCTCGGTGCGTCACTGACCGATGTGGTGCAGGGACTGATGATGGTGATCGCGCTGGTCGTGATCCCGGTGGCGGCGATCGTCGCGATCGGGGGACTCGCCGAGACGGGCGAGCTGATCAACGAGGTGGCGCCGGACCACCTCTCCATGCTCTCCGGAACGGCGCTCACGGGCGGCACCATCCTCGCCATCGTCTCGTCGCTCGCCTGGGGCCTCGGATACTTCGGACAGCCGCACATCATCGTGAGGTTCATGGCTCTGCGCTCGCCGCAGGAGGCGAAGAGCGCTCGACGCATCGGCATCTCCTGGATGATCGTCTCGCTCGGCGGCGCCGTGCTGTCGGGCCTGGTCGGCATCGCCTACATCGCCAAGACGGGCGTCGACCTCGCCAACCCCGAGACCGTGGTGCTGCTCATGTCGCAGACGCTGCTGCATCCGTTCGTCGCCGGCCTCGTCCTGGCGGCCGTGCTCGCCGCGATCATGAGCACGATCTCCAGCCAGCTGATCGTGTGCTCCTCGGCCCTCGTGGAAGACCTGTACGGCGTGTTCCGGCGCACGCCGCCCTCGCAGAAGACGCTCATGCTGATGGGGCGGCTCGGTGTGCTCGGCGTCGCGATCGTCGCCGCGGTGCTGGCGATCACCCCGAACGACACGATCCTCGGACTCGTCTCCTTCGCCTGGGCCGGATTCGGCGCCGCATTCGGCCCGGTCATCCTGCTCAGTCTCTACTGGCGCAAGCTCACCAACTGGGGTGCCCTGGCGGGGATGTTCGTCGGCGCCGCGACCGTGTTCATCTGGAAGGCTCTCGACACCGGGCTCTACGAACTGCTTCCCGCCTTCGTTTTCGCTCTGATCGCGGCCGTCGTGGTGAGTCTCGTCACGTACCGGCACGACGACGAGATCCAGCAGGAGTTCACCGACACCGGTGCCATGCTGGCTCTACCCCGTCCGCACGCGGTCGGCGACACGCCGTAG
- the deoD gene encoding purine-nucleoside phosphorylase translates to MSTHIAAEPGQIAPIVLFPGDPLRAKWIADTFLDDAELYSETRGMLGFTGTWEGHRVSVQGSGMGQPSMAIYANELFDAYDVQTIVRVGSCGALTERVKIRDIIIANAASTDSGINRSRFHGLDYAPVADFSLLRAAVEASEAEPLDSTVHVGQLFSSDQFYSTRPELMEPFVQHGILGVEMEAAGLYTLAAYYGRRALAICTVSDHIVTGEETSAQEREQTFGDMIRIALRAATAV, encoded by the coding sequence ATGAGCACCCACATCGCCGCAGAGCCCGGTCAGATCGCCCCCATCGTCCTGTTCCCCGGCGACCCGCTGCGGGCGAAGTGGATCGCCGACACCTTCCTCGACGATGCCGAGCTGTACTCCGAGACGCGCGGCATGCTCGGCTTCACCGGCACCTGGGAGGGGCATCGCGTGTCGGTGCAGGGCTCGGGCATGGGGCAGCCGTCGATGGCGATCTACGCGAACGAACTGTTCGACGCGTACGACGTGCAGACGATCGTGCGGGTCGGCTCGTGCGGAGCCCTGACCGAGCGCGTCAAGATCCGCGACATCATCATCGCCAACGCCGCCAGCACCGACTCCGGCATCAACCGGAGCCGTTTCCACGGACTCGACTACGCACCCGTGGCCGACTTCTCCCTGCTGCGCGCCGCAGTTGAGGCGAGCGAGGCCGAACCTCTGGATTCGACCGTGCACGTGGGACAGCTGTTCTCGAGCGACCAGTTCTACAGCACGCGCCCCGAGCTCATGGAGCCGTTCGTGCAGCACGGCATCCTCGGCGTCGAGATGGAGGCCGCCGGTCTCTACACTCTCGCGGCGTACTACGGTCGGCGCGCCCTCGCGATCTGCACGGTCAGCGATCACATCGTCACGGGAGAGGAGACCTCGGCGCAGGAGCGCGAGCAGACCTTCGGCGACATGATCCGCATCGCTCTGCGCGCCGCCACCGCGGTCTGA